One Deltaproteobacteria bacterium DNA window includes the following coding sequences:
- a CDS encoding UMP kinase — MAYKRILLKLSGEVLCGDRGFGVDPDVLSRLAGEISTTHSHGIEIGIVIGGGNIFRGVSASVSGMERVSADYMGMLATVINALAMQDALERGGVQTRVMSAVAMNQICEPFITRRARRHLEKGRVVLFACGTGNPYFTTDTAAALRAMEIQANIILKATKVDGVFDKDPFKDKNAVMYDTISFMDVLKNKIQVMDWTAISLCMEQGIPIRVFNVHGAGNILRAVKGENIGTFVSNSA, encoded by the coding sequence GTGGCTTATAAGCGCATATTACTTAAACTGAGCGGAGAAGTCCTCTGCGGCGATAGGGGCTTTGGTGTGGATCCGGACGTGTTGTCGCGTCTGGCGGGCGAAATTTCCACAACTCATTCTCATGGAATTGAAATTGGCATAGTGATTGGCGGTGGTAACATTTTCCGTGGCGTGTCGGCTAGCGTTAGTGGCATGGAACGAGTTTCTGCTGATTACATGGGAATGTTGGCTACGGTCATTAATGCCTTAGCCATGCAGGATGCATTGGAGCGAGGCGGAGTTCAGACGCGAGTAATGTCTGCCGTTGCAATGAATCAAATCTGCGAACCTTTTATCACTCGTCGAGCGCGTCGTCATCTCGAAAAGGGTAGGGTGGTCTTATTTGCTTGTGGCACCGGTAACCCCTATTTTACTACAGATACGGCTGCGGCACTGAGAGCAATGGAAATTCAGGCCAACATCATACTAAAGGCTACTAAAGTTGACGGTGTATTCGACAAGGATCCTTTTAAAGATAAGAATGCAGTGATGTACGATACTATTTCTTTTATGGATGTCCTCAAGAATAAGATTCAAGTCATGGATTGGACTGCAATCTCGCTCTGCATGGAGCAAGGGATACCTATACGGGTGTTTAACGTGCATGGAGCAGGTAATATTCTTAGAGCGGTAAAGGGAGAAAATATAGGAACATTTGTTTCTAATAGTGCGTGA